From Bos javanicus breed banteng chromosome 5, ARS-OSU_banteng_1.0, whole genome shotgun sequence, the proteins below share one genomic window:
- the TCF20 gene encoding transcription factor 20 isoform X3 — translation MQSFREQSSYHGNQQSYPQEVHGSSRIEEFSPRQAQMFQNFGGAGGGSSGSGGGGGGGRRAAAAAAAAMASETSGHQGYQGFRKEAGDFYYMAGNKDPVATGTPQPPPRRPSGPVQSYGPPQGSSFGNQYGSEGHVGQFQAQHSALGGVSHYSQDYTGPFSPGSAQYQQQPSSQQQQQQQQVQQLRQQLYQSHQPLPQAASQPASGASHLQPMQRPSTLPASAAGYQLRVGQFGQHYQSSATAASSSFPSPQRFSQSGQSYDGSYSVNAGSQYEGHNVGSNAQAYGTQSNYSYQPQSMKNFEQAKIPPGTQQGQQQQQQQQQQQQQQQQQHPPQHVMQYSNAATKLPLQSQVGQYSQPEVPVRSPMQFHQNFSPISNPSPAASVVQSPSCSSTPSPLTQSGENLQCGQGNVPMGSRNRILQLMPQLSPTPSMMPSPNSHTAGFKGFGLEGVPEKRLTDPGLSSLSALSTQVANLPNTVQHMLLSDALTPQKKTSKRPSSSSKKTDSCPNSEGSSQAEEQLKSPMAESLDGGCSSSSEDQGERVRQLSGQSTSSDTTYKGGASEKAGSSPAQGAQNEAPRLSTSPAVREETASPGAKDTPLSSEGNPKVNEKTVGVIVSREAMAGRVEKPGGQDKGSQEEDPAATQRPPSTGGAKEASHASLPQPEPPGGGSKGNKSGDSNSNHNGEGNGQTGHPAGGSGFTGRTEPSKSPGSLRYSYKDSFGSAVPRNISSFAQYPTGQDKGDFTSHGERKGRNEKFPSLLQEVLQGYHHHPDRRYSRSSQEHQAMAGSLEGATRPNVLVSQTNELASRGLLNKSIGSLLENPHWGPWERKSSGTAPEMKQINLADYPIPRKFEIEPPSSAHEPGGSLSERRSVICDISPLRQIVRDPGAHSLGHMGADTRLGRNERLNPSLSQSVILPGGLVSMETKLKSQSGQIKEEDFEQSKSQASFNNKKSGDHCHPASIKHESYRGNASPGAATHDSISDYGPQDSRPTPMRRVPGRVGSREGMRGRSPSQYHDFSEKLKMSPGRSRGPGGDPHHMSPHMTFSERANRSSLHTPFSPNSESLASAYHTNTRAHAYGDPSAGLNSQLHYKRQMYQQQQEEYKDWGGSSAQGVIAAAQHRQEGPRKSPRQQQFLDRVRSPLKNDKDGMMYGPPMGTYHDPSGQDGGRCLMSSDGLSNKGIELKHGSQKLQQESCWDLSRQTSPAKSSGPPGMSNQKRYGPPHETDGHGLAESTQSSKPSNVMLRLPGQEDHSSQNPLIMRRRVRSFISPIPSKRQSQDVKNSNTEDKGRLLHPSKEGTDKAYNSYAHLSHSQEIKSIPKRESSKDLPSPDSRNCPAVTLTSPAKTKILPPRKGRGLKLEAIVQKITSPNIRRSASSNSAEAGGDTVTLDDILSLKSGPPEGGSGAVPDTELEKRKGEVIAELACPAGQELSGEKPLARSSEEWRGGGDDKVKTETHPDTVAAGKEPPGAMASATSQKPGSNQGRPDGSLGGTAPLIFPDSKNVPPVGTLAPEANPKAEEKESDAVTISPKQEGFPPKGYFPSGKKKGRPIGSVNKQKKQQQPPPPPPQPPQIPEGSADGEPKPKKQRQRRERRKPGAQPRKRKTKQAVPIVEPQEPEIKLKYATQPLDKTDAKNKSFFPYIHVVNKCELGAVCTIINAEEEEQTKLVRGRKGQRSLTPPPSSTESKVLPASSFVLQGPVVTESSVMGHLVCCLCGKWASYRNMGDLFGPFYPQDYAATLPKNPPPKRAAETQSKVKVRHKSASNGSKTDTEEEEEQQQQKEQRSLAAHPRFKRRHRSEDCAGGPRSLSRGLPCKKATTEGSSEKTVLDSKPSVPTTSEGGPELELQIPELPLDSNEFWVHEGCILWANGIYLVCGRLYGLQEALEIAREMKCSHCQEAGATLGCYNKGCSFRYHYPCAIDADCLLHEENFSVRCPKHKPPLPCPVPPLQNKTAKGSLSTEQSERG, via the coding sequence ATGCAGTCCTTCCGGGAGCAAAGCAGTTACCACGGGAACCAGCAGAGCTACCCCCAGGAGGTGCACGGCTCATCCCGGATAGAGGAGTTCAGCCCTCGCCAGGCCCAGATGTTCCAGAATTTTGGGGGTGCTGGTGGTGGCagcagcggcagcggcggcggcggcggtggtggACGAcgagcagcggcggcggcggcggccgcgatGGCCAGCGAGACCTCCGGCCATCAGGGCTACCAGGGCTtcaggaaggaggctggagaCTTTTACTACATGGCAGGCAACAAGGACCCCGTGGCCACAGGAACCCCGCAGCCTCCTCCGCGAAGGCCTTCCGGGCCGGTGCAGAGCTACGGACCCCCCCAGGGGAGCAGCTTTGGCAATCAGTATGGCAGTGAGGGTCACGTGGGCCAGTTTCAAGCACAGCACTCTGCCCTTGGCGGTGTGTCTCATTACTCGCAGGATTACACGGGGCCGTTCTCTCCGGGGAGCGCTCAGTACCAGCAGCAGCCTtccagccagcagcagcagcagcagcagcaagtgcagCAGCTGCGGCAGCAGCTCTACCAGTCCCATCAGCCCCTGCCGCAGGCCGCCAGCCAGCCAGCGTCCGGCGCCTCGCACCTGCAGCCCATGCAGCGGCCCTCAACTCTGCCGGCCTCGGCCGCCGGCTACCAGCTGAGAGTGGGGCAGTTCGGCCAGCACTACCAGTCTTCTGCcaccgccgcctcctcctccttcccatcaCCGCAGCGTTTCAGCCAGTCTGGGCAGAGCTATGACGGCAGTTACAGTGTGAACGCCGGATCACAGTACGAAGGGCATAACGTGGGCTCCAACGCACAGGCTTATGGAACACAATCCAATTACAGCTATCAGCCTCAATCTATGAAGAATTTCGAACAGGCCAAGATTCCACCAGGGACCcagcaggggcagcagcagcagcagcagcaacaacagcagcagcagcagcagcagcagcagcaccccccTCAGCACGTGATGCAGTATTCCAACGCTGCCACCAAGCTGCCCCTGCAAAGCCAGGTCGGGCAGTACAGCCAGCCCGAGGTTCCCGTGAGGTCCCCCATGCAGTTTCACCAGAACTTCAGCCCCATCTCTAACCCTTCCCCAGCTGCCTCCGTGGTTCAGTCTCCAAGCTGTAGCTCTACCCCGTCTCCTCTCACACAGAGCGGGGAGAACCTCCAGTGTGGGCAAGGCAATGTGCCAATGGGCTCCAGAAACAGAATCCTGCAGTTAATGCCTCAGCTCAGCCCAACCCCGTCGATGATGcccagtcccaactctcacactGCGGGCTTCAAAGGGTTCGGGCTGGAAGGGGTGCCTGAAAAGCGGCTGACCGATCCCGGCTTGAGTAGTTTGAGTGCCCTGAGTACGCAGGTGGCCAACCTTCCTAATACGGTTCAGCACATGCTACTTTCCGACGCCCTGACCCCTCAGAAGAAGACCTCCAAGAGGCCTTCCTCGTCATCCAAGAAAACAGACAGCTGCCCAAACTCGGAAGGCTCTTCACAGGCTGAAGAACAACTGAAGTCCCCGATGGCAGAGTCGCTGGATGGAGGCTGCTCCAGCAGTTCTGAGGATCAAGGCGAGAGGGTGAGGCAGCTGAGTGGCCAGAGCACAAGCTCGGACACCACCTACAAGGGCGGGGCCTCGGAAAAGGCAGGCTCCTCACCAGCACAGGGTGCTCAGAACGAAGCCCCCCGACTCAGCACCAGTCCTGCAGTCCGAGAAGAGACCGCCTCGCCGGGTGCCAAGGACACACCACTGTCATCTGAGGGCAACCCAAAAGTCAACGAGAAGACAGTCGGGGTGATTGTCTCCCGGGAAGCTATGGCAGGCCGGgtggaaaagcctggtgggcaggaCAAAGGCTCCCAGGAAGAGGATCCTGCAGCCACACAGAGGCCACCCAGCACCGGGGGGGCAAAGGAAGCCAGCCACGCGTCACTTCCACAGCCAGAGCCTCCAGGAGGAGGCAGTAAAGGAAACAAGAGTGGAGACAGTAACTCCAACCAcaatggggaagggaatggccagACTGGGCACCCTGCAGGGGGCTCTGGTTTCACAGGCAGGACTGAGCCCAGCAAATCTCCTGGAAGCCTGCGCTATAGTTACAAAGACAGTTTTGGGTCAGCTGTGCCGAGAAACATTAGCAGCTTTGCTCAGTATCCTACAGGACAAGATAAAGGGGACTTCACCAGCCACGGGGAGCGAAAGGGTAGAAATGAGAAGTTCCCCAGCCTCCTGCAGGAGGTGCTTCAGGGTTACCACCACCACCCCGACAGGAGGTACTCCCGGAGTTCTCAGGAGCACCAGGCCATGGCTGGCAGCCTCGAAGGAGCCACAAGGCCTAATGTCTTAGTGAGTCAGACCAATGAGTTAGCTAGCAGGGGCCTTCTGAACAAAAGCATTGGGTCCCTGTTAGAAAACCCCCACTGGGGCCCCTGGGAAAGAAAGTCAAGTGGCACAGCTCCTGAGATGAAACAGATCAATTTGGCCGACTACCCAATTCCCAGAAAGTTTGAAATAGAGCCTCCATCGTCAGCCCATGAGCCCGGGGGTTCCCTCTCTGAGAGAAGATCAGTCATCTGTGACATTTCTCCACTAAGACAGATTGTCAGAGACCCGGGGGCTCACTCGCTAGGACACATGGGCGCCGACACCAGACTTGGGAGGAATGAGCGTCTCAATCCCAGTttaagtcagtcagtcattcTTCCAGGTGGGCTGGTGTCCATGGAAACAAAGCTGAAATCCCAGAGTGGGCAGATAAAAGAGGAAGACTTTGAACAGTCCAAGTCCCAAGCTAGTTTCAACAACAAGAAATCGGGAGACCACTGCCACCCTGCTAGCATCAAGCACGAGTCTTACCGAGGCAATGCCAGCCCCGGAGCGGCGACCCATGATTCCATCTCAGACTACGGCCCGCAGGACAGCAGACCCACACCAATGCGGCGAGTCCCCGGCAGAGTTGGCAGTCGGGAGGGCATGAGGGGTCGGTCCCCTTCTCAGTATCATGACTTTTCAGAAAAGTTGAAGATGTCCCCTGGGAGGAGCAGAGGCCCAGGGGGCGACCCTCATCACATGAGCCCACACATGACCTTCTCCGAGAGGGCCAACAGGAGTTCTTTGCACACTCCCTTTTCTCCCAATTCGGAAAGCCTGGCCTCTGCTTATCACACAAACACGCGTGCTCATGCTTATGGGGACCCCAGTGCAGGTTTGAATTCCCAGCTCCATTACAAGAGACAGATGTACCAACAGCAGCAAGAGGAATATAAGGACTGGGGTGGCAGTTCTGCTCAGGGAGTGATCGCTGCGGCTCAGCACAGGCAGGAGGGGCCCCGAAAGAGTCCACGTCAGCAGCAGTTTCTCGACCGAGTCCGGAGCCCCCTGAAGAATGACAAAGATGGCATGATGTATGGCCCACCGATGGGGACGTACCATGACCCCAGCGGTCAGGACGGTGGGCGCTGCCTCATGTCTAGTGATGGTCTTTCTAACAAAGGCATTGAACTGAAGCACGGCTCCCAGAAGTTACAGCAAGAATCTTGTTGGGATCTCTCTCGGCAGACTTCTCCAGCCAAAAGCAGCGGCCCCCCAGGAATGTCCAATCAGAAAAGGTACGGACCACCCCATGAGACCGACGGACACGGGCTCGCAGAGTCTACGCAGTCATCCAAACCGAGTAACGTTATGCTGAGACTTCCAGGTCAAGAGGATCATTCTTCTCAAAACCCCTTAATCATGAGGAGGCGTGTCCGTTCTTTTATCTCTCCCATTCCCAGTAAGAGACAGTCACAGGATGTGAAGAACAGTAACACTGAAGATAAAGGGCGCCTCCTTCACCCGTCAAAAGAAGGCACTGACAAAGCGTACAATTCCTATGCCCATCTTTCTCACAGTCAGGAGATCAAGTCCATCCCTAAGAGGGAGTCCTCCAAGGACCTTCCAAGTCCAGATAGTAGGAACTGCCCTGCGGTCACCCTTACAAGTCCTGCTAAGACCAAAATCCTGCCCCCAAGGAAAGGCCGGGGGTTGAAACTGGAAGCTATCGTCCAGAAGATCACATCCCCAAACATTAGGAGGAGCGCGTCCTCGAACAGCGCAGAGGCTGGGGGAGACACAGTTACTCTTGACGACATCCTGTCTTTGAAAAGCGGCCCTCCGGAAGGTGGGAGCGGTGCCGTTCCAGACACTgagctggagaagagaaaaggcgAGGTGATAGCTGAGCTGGCCTGTCCCGCAGGCCAGGAGCTGAGCGGAGAAAAGCCTCTGGCCCGGTCTTCGGAGGAGTGGCGCGGTGGTGGGGACGACAAGGTGAAGACGGAGACGCACCCTGACACGGTCGCCGCTGGGAAGGAGCCCCCTGGTGCCATGGCATCCGCAACCTCACAGAAGCCTGGGAGTAACCAAGGGAGACCAGACGGCTCCCTGGGCGGGACagcacctttaatctttcctgaCTCAAAGAATGTACCTCCAGTGGGCACGTTGGCTCCCGAGGCAAACCCCAAGGCTGAAGAGAAAGAGAGCGATGCCGTGACGATTTCCCCCAAACAGGAGGGCTTCCCCCCGAAGGGTTACTTCCcctcaggaaagaagaaagggagaccCATTGGTAGTGTAAATAAGCAGAAGAAACAACAGCAGCCCCCTCCGCCACCCCCTCAACCCCCTCAGATACCAGAGGGTTCTGCTGATGGAGAGCCAAAGCCAAAAAAGCAGAGGCAGCGGAGGGAGCGAAGGAAGCCTGGGGCGCAGCCCAGGAAGCGGAAAACCAAACAGGCCGTTCCCATCGTAGAACCCCAAGAACCGGAGATCAAGCTGAAGTACGCCACCCAGCCCCTGGATAAAACCGATGCCAAGAACAAGTCTTTTTTCCCTTATATCCACGTAGTAAATAAGTGTGAACTTGGAGCCGTGTGTACAATCATCAACGCCGAGGAGGAGGAGCAGACCAAATTGGTGAGGGGGCGGAAGGGCCAGCGGTCCCTGACGCCTCCGCCCAGCAGCACCGAGAGCAAGGTTCTCCCAGCCTCGTCCTTCGTGCTGCAGGGCCCCGTGGTGACAGAGTCTTCTGTGATGGGGCACCTGGTTTGCTGTCTGTGCGGCAAGTGGGCCAGTTACCGGAACATGGGCGACCTCTTTGGACCCTTTTACCCCCAAGATTATGCAGCCACTCTCCccaagaatccacctcccaagaGGGCCGCGGAAACGCAGAGCAAGGTGAAGGTCCGGCACAAAAGCGCTTCGAACGGCTCCAAGACGGAcactgaggaggaggaagagcagcagcagcagaaggagcagaggagcctggccgcgCACCCCAGGTTTAAGCGGCGACACCGCTCGGAAGACTGTGCCGGAGGCCCCCGGTCCCTGTCCAGGGGGCTCCCTTGTAAAAAAGCCACCACCGAGGGCAGCAGCGAAAAGACTGTTTTGGACTCAAAGCCCTCCGTGCCCACCACTTCAGAAGGTGGCCCCGAGTTGGAGTTACAAATCCCTGAACTACCTCTCGACAGCAATGAATTTTGGGTCCACGAGGGTTGTATTCTCTGGGCCAATGGAATCTACCTGGTCTGTGGCCGGCTCTATGGCCTGCAGGAAGCGCTGGAAATAGCCAGAGAGATG